Proteins from a single region of Cydia pomonella isolate Wapato2018A chromosome 13, ilCydPomo1, whole genome shotgun sequence:
- the LOC133524498 gene encoding PHD finger-like domain-containing protein 5A: MAKHHPDLIFCRKQPGVAIGRLCEKCDGKCVICDSYVRPCTLVRICDECNYGSYQGRCVICGGPGVSDAYYCKECTIQEKDRDGCPKIVNLGSSKTDLFYERKKYGFRRH, encoded by the exons ATGGCTAAGCATCATCCAGATTTAATTTTCTGCAGAAAACAGCCTGGTGTCG CTATAGGCAGATTATGTGAGAAATGCGACGGTAAATGCGTGATTTGCGACTCGTACGTGCGGCCGTGCACGCTGGTGCGCATCTGCGACGAGTGCAATTACGGCTCGTACCAGGGACGATGCGTGATCTGCGGCGGCCCCGGCGTTTCTGACGCGTATTACTGCAAGGAATGCACTATCCAGGAAAAAGAT aGAGATGGCTGTCCAAAGATTGTGAATTTGGGAAGCTCAAAGACTGATCTGTTCTATGAGAGAAAGAAGTATGGCTTCAGAAGACACTAG
- the LOC133524489 gene encoding kinesin-like protein KIF12 isoform X2, giving the protein MALKNLQLFQPLSRDMVYHHRQTPMRAPPTALSRSISKSAEALASTKGKEVKTRKARSTEQPGAAGLVKGSSSLGLPALGKTWGRDDDSLRSRSRNGSGSRAGSLDRSSRGSSTTLNSDEDNINVVVRVRPLNERERACQERDMLEFPGKGQVICHNPGQKAKVFSYNVVFEPAATQEDVLEYSGVKRLLEMAVEGFSCTAFCYGQTGSGKTHTLTGPPGLVERGASPYSEEHGLVVRSFVYLFRLIHDRPECHFILKASFLEIYNEKVIDLLNPGTARKPLQVRWSKESRGFYVENLFTVDCEELDDLFAVLEEGMRNRAVGAHAMNSNSSRSHTLLCVRVRRDLRTDGDVTCSTHGKINFVDLAGSEMTKKTQSTGKTLEEANNINRSLMVLGYCIAQLSDGKKRGHIPYRDSKLTKLLADSLAGNGVTLMIACIAPSRSNISETINTLRYAARAKKIKSKPIVKMDARDALILSLKREVEALQAENQHLRTALHVQTDYNMDYNQRPRNTPPALEANKLYQLPQSELVELVQLHMDENSALRTENQELFGVRDQLLRDQELLSRENERLLKKLEDVNSTIFGS; this is encoded by the exons ATGGCGCTGAAGAATTTACAGCTGTTCCAGCCGTTGAGCCGTGATATGGTGTACCACCATCGGCAGACGCCCATGCGGGCGCCACCAACGGCTTTATCGAGGAGCATTTCGAAGAGTGCTGAAGCCCTGGCTAGTACGAAAG GGAAAGAAGTAAAAACTCGCAAAGCGCGCAGCACGGAGCAGCCCGGCGCCGCGGGGCTTGTCAAAGGCTCCAGCTCCTTAGGCCTTCCAGCCCTGGGCAAGACCTGGGGCAGAGATGACGACAGCCTGCGCAGCCGGTCTAGGAATGGCAG TGGCAGCAGGGCGGGCAGCCTGGACCGGAGCTCCCGGGGCTCCAGCACCACACTCAACTCAGACGAAGACAACATCAACGTCGTCGTCAG AGTTCGGCCCCTCAACGAGAGAGAACGAGCGTGCCAAGAACGTGACATGTTGGAATTCCCTGGAAAGGGACAAGTCATCTGCCATAACCCGGGACAAAAAGCTAAGGTGTTTTCATACAACGTGGTCTTCGAGCCTGCAGCTACTCAG GAGGACGTCCTGGAGTACTCCGGCGTGAAGCGGCTCCTAGAGATGGCAGTCGAAGGTTTCTCCTGTACCGCCTTCTGCTACGGGCAGACTGGGAGTGGGAAGACACACACTCTGACCGGACCACCAGGTTTG GTGGAAAGAGGAGCAAGCCCATATTCCGAAGAACACGGGCTGGTGGTGCGGTCATTCGTGTACCTGTTCCGGTTAATACACGACCGTCCTGAGTGCCACTTCATACTGAAAGCCAGCTTCCTTGAGATTTACAATGAAAAG GTGATAGACCTGCTGAACCCTGGCACCGCTCGCAAGCCGCTGCAAGTGCGATGGTCGAAGGAGAGCAGAGGGTTCTACGTGGAGAACCTGTTCACTGTCGACTGCGAAGAACTGGACGACCTGTTCGCTGTGCTGGAAGAAG GCATGCGTAACCGCGCAGTAGGCGCGCACGCGATGAACAGCAATTCATCCCGTTCGCACACGCTACTCTGCGTACGGGTGCGAAGAGATCTGCGCACCGATGGCGACGTGACTTGTTCAACCCACGGCAAGATCAACTTCGTGGACTTGGCGGGCAGCGAGATGACCAAGAAGACGCAGAGCACGGGGAAGACGTTGGAGGAGGCGAATAATATTAATAGGAGTCTTATGGTTTTAG GATACTGTATAGCTCAACTAAGTGACGGTAAGAAGAGAGGCCACATACCGTACCGGGACAGCAAGCTGACGAAACTGTTGGCTGACAGCCTGGCGGGCAATGGTGTTACTCTAATG ATTGCGTGTATAGCCCCTTCGAGATCAAACATAAGCGAAACGATCAACACTTTACGATATGCAGCCCGAGCTAAGAAGATCAAATCCAAGCCTATCGTCAAAATG GACGCAAGAGATGCGCTCATACTCAGTCTGAAGAGAGAAGTAGAAGCTCTACAAGCAGAAAACCAACACCTCAGAACTGCACTGCACGTGCAAACAGATTACAATATGGATTACA ACCAACGCCCACGCAACACCCCTCCAGCACTCGAAGCCAACAAGCTCTACCAGCTTCCCCAATCAGAGCTAGTCGAGCTCGTCCAACTGCACATGGATGAGAACTCAGCCTTAAGGACCGAGAACCAAGAGCTGTTCGGAGTGAGAGACCAGCTGTTGAGGGACCAGGAGTTACTGAGCCGGGAGAACGAGCGGTTGTTGAAGAAACTGGAGGATGTCAACTC gACTATATTCGGAAGCTGA
- the LOC133524489 gene encoding kinesin-like protein KIF12 isoform X1: MALKNLQLFQPLSRDMVYHHRQTPMRAPPTALSRSISKSAEALASTKGKEVKTRKARSTEQPGAAGLVKGSSSLGLPALGKTWGRDDDSLRSRSRNGSGSRAGSLDRSSRGSSTTLNSDEDNINVVVRVRPLNERERACQERDMLEFPGKGQVICHNPGQKAKVFSYNVVFEPAATQEDVLEYSGVKRLLEMAVEGFSCTAFCYGQTGSGKTHTLTGPPGLVERGASPYSEEHGLVVRSFVYLFRLIHDRPECHFILKASFLEIYNEKVIDLLNPGTARKPLQVRWSKESRGFYVENLFTVDCEELDDLFAVLEEGMRNRAVGAHAMNSNSSRSHTLLCVRVRRDLRTDGDVTCSTHGKINFVDLAGSEMTKKTQSTGKTLEEANNINRSLMVLGYCIAQLSDGKKRGHIPYRDSKLTKLLADSLAGNGVTLMIACIAPSRSNISETINTLRYAARAKKIKSKPIVKMDARDALILSLKREVEALQAENQHLRTALHVQTDYNMDYNQRPRNTPPALEANKLYQLPQSELVELVQLHMDENSALRTENQELFGVRDQLLRDQELLSRENERLLKKLEDVNSVCIRSPIIPARPAYSDMGSSEQPNIWTNPAGSSTNSVVSASSRGS, encoded by the exons ATGGCGCTGAAGAATTTACAGCTGTTCCAGCCGTTGAGCCGTGATATGGTGTACCACCATCGGCAGACGCCCATGCGGGCGCCACCAACGGCTTTATCGAGGAGCATTTCGAAGAGTGCTGAAGCCCTGGCTAGTACGAAAG GGAAAGAAGTAAAAACTCGCAAAGCGCGCAGCACGGAGCAGCCCGGCGCCGCGGGGCTTGTCAAAGGCTCCAGCTCCTTAGGCCTTCCAGCCCTGGGCAAGACCTGGGGCAGAGATGACGACAGCCTGCGCAGCCGGTCTAGGAATGGCAG TGGCAGCAGGGCGGGCAGCCTGGACCGGAGCTCCCGGGGCTCCAGCACCACACTCAACTCAGACGAAGACAACATCAACGTCGTCGTCAG AGTTCGGCCCCTCAACGAGAGAGAACGAGCGTGCCAAGAACGTGACATGTTGGAATTCCCTGGAAAGGGACAAGTCATCTGCCATAACCCGGGACAAAAAGCTAAGGTGTTTTCATACAACGTGGTCTTCGAGCCTGCAGCTACTCAG GAGGACGTCCTGGAGTACTCCGGCGTGAAGCGGCTCCTAGAGATGGCAGTCGAAGGTTTCTCCTGTACCGCCTTCTGCTACGGGCAGACTGGGAGTGGGAAGACACACACTCTGACCGGACCACCAGGTTTG GTGGAAAGAGGAGCAAGCCCATATTCCGAAGAACACGGGCTGGTGGTGCGGTCATTCGTGTACCTGTTCCGGTTAATACACGACCGTCCTGAGTGCCACTTCATACTGAAAGCCAGCTTCCTTGAGATTTACAATGAAAAG GTGATAGACCTGCTGAACCCTGGCACCGCTCGCAAGCCGCTGCAAGTGCGATGGTCGAAGGAGAGCAGAGGGTTCTACGTGGAGAACCTGTTCACTGTCGACTGCGAAGAACTGGACGACCTGTTCGCTGTGCTGGAAGAAG GCATGCGTAACCGCGCAGTAGGCGCGCACGCGATGAACAGCAATTCATCCCGTTCGCACACGCTACTCTGCGTACGGGTGCGAAGAGATCTGCGCACCGATGGCGACGTGACTTGTTCAACCCACGGCAAGATCAACTTCGTGGACTTGGCGGGCAGCGAGATGACCAAGAAGACGCAGAGCACGGGGAAGACGTTGGAGGAGGCGAATAATATTAATAGGAGTCTTATGGTTTTAG GATACTGTATAGCTCAACTAAGTGACGGTAAGAAGAGAGGCCACATACCGTACCGGGACAGCAAGCTGACGAAACTGTTGGCTGACAGCCTGGCGGGCAATGGTGTTACTCTAATG ATTGCGTGTATAGCCCCTTCGAGATCAAACATAAGCGAAACGATCAACACTTTACGATATGCAGCCCGAGCTAAGAAGATCAAATCCAAGCCTATCGTCAAAATG GACGCAAGAGATGCGCTCATACTCAGTCTGAAGAGAGAAGTAGAAGCTCTACAAGCAGAAAACCAACACCTCAGAACTGCACTGCACGTGCAAACAGATTACAATATGGATTACA ACCAACGCCCACGCAACACCCCTCCAGCACTCGAAGCCAACAAGCTCTACCAGCTTCCCCAATCAGAGCTAGTCGAGCTCGTCCAACTGCACATGGATGAGAACTCAGCCTTAAGGACCGAGAACCAAGAGCTGTTCGGAGTGAGAGACCAGCTGTTGAGGGACCAGGAGTTACTGAGCCGGGAGAACGAGCGGTTGTTGAAGAAACTGGAGGATGTCAACTC CGTATGCATTCGTTCACCGATCATACCCGCGCGACCAGCATATTCAGACATGGGGTCATCGGAGCAGCCTAACATCTGGACTAATCCCGCTGGCTCGTCGACCAATAGCGTCGTCAGCGCCAGCAGTAGAGGCAGCTAG
- the LOC133524489 gene encoding kinesin-like protein KIF12 isoform X4, translating into MNEWYFWRSGSSVNIRRSHPTRMDINHTTVKRSNSLDLPAINKKNESGSRAGSLDRSSRGSSTTLNSDEDNINVVVRVRPLNERERACQERDMLEFPGKGQVICHNPGQKAKVFSYNVVFEPAATQEDVLEYSGVKRLLEMAVEGFSCTAFCYGQTGSGKTHTLTGPPGLVERGASPYSEEHGLVVRSFVYLFRLIHDRPECHFILKASFLEIYNEKVIDLLNPGTARKPLQVRWSKESRGFYVENLFTVDCEELDDLFAVLEEGMRNRAVGAHAMNSNSSRSHTLLCVRVRRDLRTDGDVTCSTHGKINFVDLAGSEMTKKTQSTGKTLEEANNINRSLMVLGYCIAQLSDGKKRGHIPYRDSKLTKLLADSLAGNGVTLMIACIAPSRSNISETINTLRYAARAKKIKSKPIVKMDARDALILSLKREVEALQAENQHLRTALHVQTDYNMDYNQRPRNTPPALEANKLYQLPQSELVELVQLHMDENSALRTENQELFGVRDQLLRDQELLSRENERLLKKLEDVNSVCIRSPIIPARPAYSDMGSSEQPNIWTNPAGSSTNSVVSASSRGS; encoded by the exons atgaatgaatggtaCTTTTGGAGAAGTGGGAGTTCTGTGAACATACGCCGCTCTCATCCTACCAGAATGGATATAAACCATACTACTGTGAAGAGATCAAACTCCCTTGACTTACCTGCGATTAACAAGAAAAATGAAAg TGGCAGCAGGGCGGGCAGCCTGGACCGGAGCTCCCGGGGCTCCAGCACCACACTCAACTCAGACGAAGACAACATCAACGTCGTCGTCAG AGTTCGGCCCCTCAACGAGAGAGAACGAGCGTGCCAAGAACGTGACATGTTGGAATTCCCTGGAAAGGGACAAGTCATCTGCCATAACCCGGGACAAAAAGCTAAGGTGTTTTCATACAACGTGGTCTTCGAGCCTGCAGCTACTCAG GAGGACGTCCTGGAGTACTCCGGCGTGAAGCGGCTCCTAGAGATGGCAGTCGAAGGTTTCTCCTGTACCGCCTTCTGCTACGGGCAGACTGGGAGTGGGAAGACACACACTCTGACCGGACCACCAGGTTTG GTGGAAAGAGGAGCAAGCCCATATTCCGAAGAACACGGGCTGGTGGTGCGGTCATTCGTGTACCTGTTCCGGTTAATACACGACCGTCCTGAGTGCCACTTCATACTGAAAGCCAGCTTCCTTGAGATTTACAATGAAAAG GTGATAGACCTGCTGAACCCTGGCACCGCTCGCAAGCCGCTGCAAGTGCGATGGTCGAAGGAGAGCAGAGGGTTCTACGTGGAGAACCTGTTCACTGTCGACTGCGAAGAACTGGACGACCTGTTCGCTGTGCTGGAAGAAG GCATGCGTAACCGCGCAGTAGGCGCGCACGCGATGAACAGCAATTCATCCCGTTCGCACACGCTACTCTGCGTACGGGTGCGAAGAGATCTGCGCACCGATGGCGACGTGACTTGTTCAACCCACGGCAAGATCAACTTCGTGGACTTGGCGGGCAGCGAGATGACCAAGAAGACGCAGAGCACGGGGAAGACGTTGGAGGAGGCGAATAATATTAATAGGAGTCTTATGGTTTTAG GATACTGTATAGCTCAACTAAGTGACGGTAAGAAGAGAGGCCACATACCGTACCGGGACAGCAAGCTGACGAAACTGTTGGCTGACAGCCTGGCGGGCAATGGTGTTACTCTAATG ATTGCGTGTATAGCCCCTTCGAGATCAAACATAAGCGAAACGATCAACACTTTACGATATGCAGCCCGAGCTAAGAAGATCAAATCCAAGCCTATCGTCAAAATG GACGCAAGAGATGCGCTCATACTCAGTCTGAAGAGAGAAGTAGAAGCTCTACAAGCAGAAAACCAACACCTCAGAACTGCACTGCACGTGCAAACAGATTACAATATGGATTACA ACCAACGCCCACGCAACACCCCTCCAGCACTCGAAGCCAACAAGCTCTACCAGCTTCCCCAATCAGAGCTAGTCGAGCTCGTCCAACTGCACATGGATGAGAACTCAGCCTTAAGGACCGAGAACCAAGAGCTGTTCGGAGTGAGAGACCAGCTGTTGAGGGACCAGGAGTTACTGAGCCGGGAGAACGAGCGGTTGTTGAAGAAACTGGAGGATGTCAACTC CGTATGCATTCGTTCACCGATCATACCCGCGCGACCAGCATATTCAGACATGGGGTCATCGGAGCAGCCTAACATCTGGACTAATCCCGCTGGCTCGTCGACCAATAGCGTCGTCAGCGCCAGCAGTAGAGGCAGCTAG
- the LOC133524489 gene encoding kinesin-like protein KIF12 isoform X3 produces MALKNLQLFQPLSRDMVYHHRQTPMRAPPTALSRSISKSAEALASTKGKEVKTRKARSTEQPGAAGLVKGSSSLGLPALGKTWGRDDDSLRSRSRNGSGSRAGSLDRSSRGSSTTLNSDEDNINVVVRVRPLNERERACQERDMLEFPGKGQVICHNPGQKAKVFSYNVVFEPAATQEDVLEYSGVKRLLEMAVEGFSCTAFCYGQTGSGKTHTLTGPPGLVERGASPYSEEHGLVVRSFVYLFRLIHDRPECHFILKASFLEIYNEKVIDLLNPGTARKPLQVRWSKESRGFYVENLFTVDCEELDDLFAVLEEGMRNRAVGAHAMNSNSSRSHTLLCVRVRRDLRTDGDVTCSTHGKINFVDLAGSEMTKKTQSTGKTLEEANNINRSLMVLGYCIAQLSDGKKRGHIPYRDSKLTKLLADSLAGNGVTLMIACIAPSRSNISETINTLRYAARAKKIKSKPIVKMDARDALILSLKREVEALQAENQHLRTALHVQTDYNMDYNQRPRNTPPALEANKLYQLPQSELVELVQLHMDENSALRTENQELFGVRDQLLRDQELLSRENERLLKKLEDVNS; encoded by the exons ATGGCGCTGAAGAATTTACAGCTGTTCCAGCCGTTGAGCCGTGATATGGTGTACCACCATCGGCAGACGCCCATGCGGGCGCCACCAACGGCTTTATCGAGGAGCATTTCGAAGAGTGCTGAAGCCCTGGCTAGTACGAAAG GGAAAGAAGTAAAAACTCGCAAAGCGCGCAGCACGGAGCAGCCCGGCGCCGCGGGGCTTGTCAAAGGCTCCAGCTCCTTAGGCCTTCCAGCCCTGGGCAAGACCTGGGGCAGAGATGACGACAGCCTGCGCAGCCGGTCTAGGAATGGCAG TGGCAGCAGGGCGGGCAGCCTGGACCGGAGCTCCCGGGGCTCCAGCACCACACTCAACTCAGACGAAGACAACATCAACGTCGTCGTCAG AGTTCGGCCCCTCAACGAGAGAGAACGAGCGTGCCAAGAACGTGACATGTTGGAATTCCCTGGAAAGGGACAAGTCATCTGCCATAACCCGGGACAAAAAGCTAAGGTGTTTTCATACAACGTGGTCTTCGAGCCTGCAGCTACTCAG GAGGACGTCCTGGAGTACTCCGGCGTGAAGCGGCTCCTAGAGATGGCAGTCGAAGGTTTCTCCTGTACCGCCTTCTGCTACGGGCAGACTGGGAGTGGGAAGACACACACTCTGACCGGACCACCAGGTTTG GTGGAAAGAGGAGCAAGCCCATATTCCGAAGAACACGGGCTGGTGGTGCGGTCATTCGTGTACCTGTTCCGGTTAATACACGACCGTCCTGAGTGCCACTTCATACTGAAAGCCAGCTTCCTTGAGATTTACAATGAAAAG GTGATAGACCTGCTGAACCCTGGCACCGCTCGCAAGCCGCTGCAAGTGCGATGGTCGAAGGAGAGCAGAGGGTTCTACGTGGAGAACCTGTTCACTGTCGACTGCGAAGAACTGGACGACCTGTTCGCTGTGCTGGAAGAAG GCATGCGTAACCGCGCAGTAGGCGCGCACGCGATGAACAGCAATTCATCCCGTTCGCACACGCTACTCTGCGTACGGGTGCGAAGAGATCTGCGCACCGATGGCGACGTGACTTGTTCAACCCACGGCAAGATCAACTTCGTGGACTTGGCGGGCAGCGAGATGACCAAGAAGACGCAGAGCACGGGGAAGACGTTGGAGGAGGCGAATAATATTAATAGGAGTCTTATGGTTTTAG GATACTGTATAGCTCAACTAAGTGACGGTAAGAAGAGAGGCCACATACCGTACCGGGACAGCAAGCTGACGAAACTGTTGGCTGACAGCCTGGCGGGCAATGGTGTTACTCTAATG ATTGCGTGTATAGCCCCTTCGAGATCAAACATAAGCGAAACGATCAACACTTTACGATATGCAGCCCGAGCTAAGAAGATCAAATCCAAGCCTATCGTCAAAATG GACGCAAGAGATGCGCTCATACTCAGTCTGAAGAGAGAAGTAGAAGCTCTACAAGCAGAAAACCAACACCTCAGAACTGCACTGCACGTGCAAACAGATTACAATATGGATTACA ACCAACGCCCACGCAACACCCCTCCAGCACTCGAAGCCAACAAGCTCTACCAGCTTCCCCAATCAGAGCTAGTCGAGCTCGTCCAACTGCACATGGATGAGAACTCAGCCTTAAGGACCGAGAACCAAGAGCTGTTCGGAGTGAGAGACCAGCTGTTGAGGGACCAGGAGTTACTGAGCCGGGAGAACGAGCGGTTGTTGAAGAAACTGGAGGATGTCAACTCGTAA